A stretch of Pseudorhodobacter turbinis DNA encodes these proteins:
- a CDS encoding VOC family protein — MSVQAAQRPAGGIVLAITFQYYRDLPVAMAFYENVLGFDLAIDQGWSKIYRIDGQAHVGLVDETRGMQKWAEVKTVQLCLRVPDVDAWYDWAVANKVDGLTELRDSEELGIRAFAMSDPEGYQIEVQTAKPGH, encoded by the coding sequence ATGTCAGTACAGGCGGCTCAACGGCCAGCGGGCGGAATCGTTCTTGCGATTACCTTTCAGTATTATCGTGACCTGCCCGTCGCGATGGCGTTCTATGAGAACGTCTTGGGGTTTGATCTGGCTATCGATCAGGGATGGTCCAAAATTTACCGGATTGATGGCCAGGCCCATGTTGGGCTGGTTGATGAAACTCGCGGCATGCAGAAATGGGCCGAGGTCAAGACCGTGCAGTTGTGCCTGCGCGTGCCGGATGTGGATGCCTGGTATGACTGGGCAGTCGCAAATAAGGTCGATGGCCTGACAGAGCTTCGCGACAGTGAAGAGCTTGGAATCCGTGCATTCGCGATGAGCGATCCCGAAGGATACCAGATCGAAGTGCAGACTGCGAAGCCCGGTCATTGA
- a CDS encoding GntR family transcriptional regulator has product MTDIIETLGDSTFKQLKAMILDGRLKAGARLSEKKFADSLGVSRTPVREAIAQLVSEGLAVRSAGGTPVVNSISLNDIMEILHVRSLLECEAARKAALSAQPKDELLSLKSIISGFLTGPRPSAEDHTAIDMQLHSAIARLANSKLLTELIDGLKIKTRMYDQGSLPDRMIPGCHEHIALIDAILDQDPDSAASLMKAHLANARFSIISHIYHPF; this is encoded by the coding sequence ATGACTGATATCATAGAGACATTGGGTGATTCCACGTTCAAGCAACTTAAGGCGATGATTTTAGATGGTCGGCTGAAGGCGGGGGCGCGGCTGAGCGAAAAGAAATTTGCAGACAGCTTGGGGGTGTCCCGTACGCCCGTCCGTGAGGCGATCGCGCAGCTTGTTAGCGAAGGTCTTGCTGTCCGGAGCGCGGGAGGCACGCCGGTTGTTAACAGCATTTCCCTGAACGACATTATGGAAATTTTGCATGTGCGCAGCTTGCTTGAATGCGAAGCCGCTAGAAAAGCAGCACTTTCGGCGCAGCCAAAGGATGAGCTTTTATCGCTAAAGTCCATAATTTCGGGCTTTCTTACGGGGCCGCGGCCAAGTGCCGAGGACCATACTGCCATAGACATGCAGTTGCATTCTGCGATTGCCCGGCTTGCCAATTCGAAGCTGCTGACCGAGTTGATTGACGGCCTCAAGATAAAGACGAGGATGTATGATCAGGGCTCTTTGCCGGATCGCATGATCCCGGGTTGCCATGAGCACATTGCCCTCATCGATGCGATTCTGGATCAGGATCCCGATTCGGCTGCCTCATTGATGAAGGCCCATCTTGCGAATGCCCGTTTTTCGATCATCTCGCACATTTATCACCCATTTTGA